From Haloglomus litoreum, the proteins below share one genomic window:
- a CDS encoding DUF7344 domain-containing protein — protein MAQASQDATADQVVGQVDEGEIFDLLSSHRRRYVIHYCKHEETPATLSDLAEQVAAWELEKEIPELTSAERKRVYTSLQQTHLPTLHDAGMVIYEDGEVELTERADQLDVYLDVVPGDSVPWGVYYLGLTTFGFAVLAGLWTDVVPTDPVPTLGWAALVLALFAVSAVVHTYQNRKYRLGGMEEPP, from the coding sequence ATGGCACAGGCCAGCCAGGACGCGACAGCCGACCAGGTGGTGGGTCAGGTGGACGAGGGGGAGATCTTCGACCTCCTGAGCAGCCACCGCCGTCGCTACGTCATCCACTACTGCAAGCACGAGGAGACGCCGGCGACGCTCTCGGACCTGGCCGAGCAGGTCGCGGCCTGGGAACTGGAGAAGGAGATCCCCGAACTCACGTCCGCCGAGCGCAAGCGCGTCTACACCTCGCTCCAGCAGACCCATCTGCCGACGCTGCACGACGCCGGGATGGTGATCTACGAGGACGGCGAGGTGGAGCTGACCGAGCGCGCCGACCAGCTCGACGTCTACCTGGACGTGGTCCCCGGCGACTCCGTCCCCTGGGGCGTCTACTACCTCGGGCTGACGACCTTCGGCTTCGCCGTCCTCGCGGGGCTCTGGACGGACGTCGTCCCGACCGACCCCGTGCCGACGCTGGGGTGGGCCGCGCTGGTGCTGGCCCTGTTCGCGGTCTCAGCGGTCGTCCACACGTACCAGAACCGCAAGTACCGGCTCGGCGGGATGGAGGAGCCACCCTGA
- a CDS encoding PKD domain-containing protein, translating into MRTRALAVVVLVAALAVPTAAVAVGEQEEVGPVTLESTSPYATVEDGELRVAFEDLNDRATTTTHDVFRITAGAGEPVRVWVTVEAEPGVTAYRGDDPSATLGGESTAVTLSDGESLPVGFEIDTYGANPDSGTVTVHAEPVETETATEDGGGSGGGGSGDGADDSDDDTTATPAGPALTVVDADLDSARSVVGAPVRATATVENRGGEAGTTTVALTVDGEQVAERRVRVPAGASREVAFERSFDAPGEYEVAVGGVPAGTVTVSEPGGVEVVFGDGTTGGRVTERSGLPEVSGGETRAVISGGGGDGPAATVRPGERVNLSAAGSVVGSTAGLGTDRALRIVDVAVPPEREGESATVRMGVDRAAFEGGDPADARLAQLGDDGWTFLETRVADRTDETVVLAARTDEFGTVAAFASSGVTYEWTLPDGTTVAGDRVRPTFETPGRYELSLEVTDAAGNRDRTSRSVLVNDRPSVRIEAPGNSTAGEPTTLRANVTNEFGNTTVTWTFGDGSTATGLSVTRSFASGEVVEVQVTDEYGASARAERTMVTGSGPGGSPSPSFLPYVTPLDVPVPAFGGLVAVGVVAAAFVFVRSGLSLPGLFGGLAGYARALARSGPRITALSGATWDPEGGWIRIDELRVEADGLLETVEIVVTDGDGAEIVRKTIETESGEVYSASPERIRIPGGLDVDGGTFGLQVRAVDARQRTGVRNRSQSDLLEAEPSGETV; encoded by the coding sequence ATGCGCACCCGCGCCCTCGCCGTCGTCGTCCTCGTCGCTGCGCTCGCAGTGCCGACGGCGGCGGTCGCGGTGGGCGAGCAGGAGGAGGTCGGCCCGGTCACCCTCGAATCCACCAGCCCGTACGCCACGGTCGAGGACGGTGAGCTCCGGGTCGCGTTCGAGGACCTGAACGACCGGGCCACGACCACCACCCACGACGTCTTCCGGATCACCGCCGGCGCCGGCGAACCGGTCCGGGTGTGGGTGACCGTCGAGGCCGAGCCGGGGGTCACGGCGTACCGTGGCGACGACCCGAGCGCGACGCTCGGTGGGGAGTCCACGGCCGTCACCCTCTCGGACGGCGAGTCGCTGCCCGTCGGCTTCGAGATCGACACCTACGGCGCGAATCCCGACTCGGGGACCGTGACGGTCCACGCCGAACCCGTCGAGACCGAGACGGCGACCGAGGACGGGGGCGGGAGCGGTGGTGGCGGCAGCGGCGACGGAGCCGACGACTCGGACGACGACACGACCGCGACACCGGCCGGGCCGGCCCTGACCGTCGTCGACGCGGACCTCGACAGCGCGCGCAGCGTCGTCGGGGCGCCGGTCCGGGCGACCGCGACCGTCGAGAACAGGGGCGGCGAGGCGGGCACGACGACGGTCGCGCTGACCGTCGACGGCGAGCAGGTGGCCGAGCGTCGGGTCCGGGTGCCGGCGGGGGCGTCCCGCGAGGTAGCCTTCGAGCGGTCGTTCGACGCACCCGGCGAGTACGAGGTCGCCGTCGGCGGCGTCCCGGCCGGAACCGTGACGGTGAGCGAGCCGGGCGGCGTCGAGGTCGTCTTCGGTGACGGGACGACCGGCGGGAGGGTGACCGAGCGGTCCGGGCTCCCCGAGGTGAGCGGCGGGGAGACGCGGGCGGTCATCTCCGGCGGGGGCGGCGACGGGCCCGCCGCGACGGTTCGGCCGGGCGAGCGGGTGAACCTCTCGGCCGCGGGCTCGGTCGTCGGGAGCACTGCTGGACTCGGCACCGACCGGGCGCTCCGAATCGTCGACGTGGCGGTCCCCCCCGAACGAGAGGGCGAGTCGGCGACGGTCCGGATGGGCGTCGACCGGGCGGCGTTCGAGGGGGGCGACCCCGCCGACGCCCGGCTCGCGCAGCTCGGCGACGACGGCTGGACCTTCCTGGAGACGCGGGTGGCCGACCGGACCGACGAGACCGTGGTGCTGGCGGCCCGGACCGACGAGTTCGGTACCGTGGCCGCGTTCGCGTCGTCGGGCGTGACCTACGAGTGGACGCTCCCGGACGGGACGACCGTCGCGGGCGACCGGGTCCGGCCGACGTTCGAGACGCCCGGTCGGTACGAGCTGTCGCTGGAGGTCACCGACGCGGCGGGGAACCGGGACCGGACCAGCCGGTCGGTGCTGGTGAACGACCGGCCGTCGGTCCGGATCGAGGCCCCGGGGAACTCGACGGCCGGTGAGCCGACGACACTCCGGGCCAACGTCACGAACGAGTTCGGCAACACGACCGTGACCTGGACGTTCGGGGACGGGTCGACGGCGACCGGGCTGTCGGTCACACGGTCGTTCGCGTCGGGCGAGGTGGTCGAGGTGCAGGTGACCGACGAGTACGGGGCCAGCGCGCGCGCCGAGCGGACGATGGTCACCGGGAGCGGGCCGGGCGGGAGCCCGAGCCCGTCGTTCCTGCCGTACGTCACCCCGCTTGACGTTCCGGTGCCGGCGTTCGGCGGGCTCGTGGCGGTCGGCGTGGTCGCGGCGGCGTTCGTGTTCGTGCGGTCCGGGCTGTCGCTTCCGGGGCTGTTCGGCGGCCTGGCCGGCTACGCACGGGCCCTGGCGCGGAGCGGCCCACGGATCACGGCGCTGTCGGGCGCCACGTGGGACCCCGAGGGCGGCTGGATCCGGATCGACGAGCTGCGGGTCGAGGCCGACGGGCTCCTCGAGACGGTCGAGATCGTCGTCACCGACGGCGACGGGGCGGAGATCGTGCGCAAGACCATCGAGACCGAGTCCGGCGAGGTCTACAGCGCGAGCCCCGAGCGGATCCGCATCCCCGGCGGCCTGGACGTCGACGGCGGAACGTTCGGCCTCCAGGTCCGGGCGGTCGACGCGCGCCAGCGGACCGGCGTCCGGAACCGGAGCCAGAGCGACCTGCTGGAGGCCGAACCCTCCGGCGAGACCGTGTGA
- a CDS encoding tubulin/FtsZ family protein → MKLAMIGFGQAGGKVLDRFLEYDREEGSEIVRAAVAVNTAKADLMGLDNVPEENRVLIGQARVKGHGVGADNELGAEVAEEDIDEIQSAIDNIPVHEVDAFLIIAGLGGGTGSGGGPVLAKHLKRIYTEPVYALGILPGSDEGGIYTLNAARSFQTFVRETDNLLVFDNDNWRQSGESMESGYSDINREIVERFGILFGAGEIKEGGEVGESVVDSSEIINTLACGGVSTVGYASETLDRDRKGGLLSKFTGNDEEEIDSTSTTNRITSLVRKATLGRLTLPCEVGGTERALLVLAGPPKYLNRKGIERGRKWLEDETGSMEVRGGDYPRSKDDKVRSVVLLSGVTNVPRIKELQQVAVEAQDNIDDLRDASAENLDRLVHDDDEELEPLF, encoded by the coding sequence ATGAAACTCGCGATGATCGGCTTCGGTCAGGCGGGCGGGAAGGTACTCGACCGGTTCCTCGAGTACGACCGCGAAGAGGGAAGCGAAATCGTCCGCGCCGCCGTGGCCGTCAACACCGCGAAGGCGGACCTCATGGGCCTGGACAACGTGCCCGAGGAGAACCGCGTCCTCATCGGGCAGGCGCGGGTGAAGGGCCACGGCGTCGGGGCCGACAACGAGCTCGGCGCCGAGGTCGCCGAGGAGGACATCGACGAGATCCAGTCCGCCATCGACAACATCCCCGTCCACGAGGTCGACGCGTTCCTCATCATCGCGGGGCTCGGGGGCGGCACCGGCTCCGGCGGCGGCCCGGTGCTGGCGAAGCACCTCAAGCGCATCTACACCGAGCCGGTGTACGCGCTGGGTATCCTCCCCGGCTCGGACGAGGGTGGCATCTACACGCTGAACGCGGCGCGCTCGTTCCAGACGTTCGTCCGCGAGACGGACAACCTGCTCGTCTTCGACAACGACAACTGGCGCCAGTCGGGCGAGTCCATGGAGTCCGGCTACTCGGACATCAACCGCGAGATCGTCGAGCGGTTCGGCATCCTGTTCGGCGCCGGCGAGATCAAGGAGGGCGGCGAGGTGGGCGAGTCCGTCGTCGACTCCTCCGAGATCATCAACACGCTCGCCTGTGGCGGCGTCTCCACGGTGGGCTACGCCAGCGAGACGCTGGACCGCGACCGCAAGGGCGGCCTGCTCTCGAAGTTCACCGGCAACGACGAGGAGGAGATCGACTCCACCTCGACCACGAACCGCATCACCTCGCTCGTCCGGAAGGCGACGCTCGGGCGGCTCACGCTGCCCTGCGAGGTGGGTGGGACCGAACGGGCACTGCTGGTCCTGGCGGGCCCGCCGAAGTACCTCAATCGGAAGGGGATAGAGCGCGGGCGGAAGTGGCTCGAAGACGAGACCGGCTCGATGGAGGTCCGGGGCGGGGACTACCCCCGCTCGAAGGACGACAAGGTCCGCTCGGTCGTCCTCCTGTCGGGCGTGACGAACGTCCCGCGCATCAAGGAGCTCCAGCAGGTCGCCGTCGAGGCCCAGGACAACATCGACGACCTCCGTGATGCCTCCGCCGAGAACCTCGACCGCCTCGTCCACGACGACGACGAGGAGCTGGAGCCACTGTTCTAG